In Meles meles chromosome 14, mMelMel3.1 paternal haplotype, whole genome shotgun sequence, a single window of DNA contains:
- the LOC123925078 gene encoding low molecular weight phosphotyrosine protein phosphatase-like, with protein sequence MAEPARRSVLFVCLGNISRSPIAEAVFRKLVTDQKLSDHWRIDSAATSTYEIGNPPDYRGQSCMKKHGIPMSHTARQVTKEDFATFDYILCMDESNLRDLNRKSHQIKNCKAKIELLGSCDPQNQLVIEDPYYGNESDLETVYQQCVRGCKAFLEKARQAPPVLPHAPLGPAGSPVPRFLTFSHCRWKSVTVLDK encoded by the coding sequence ATGGCTGAGCCGGCGCGGAGGTCGGTGCTGTTCGTGTGTCTGGGTAACATCAGTCGGTCACCCATTGCAGAAGCAGTGTTCAGAAAACTTGTAACTGACCAAAAGCTTTCAGATCATTGGAGGATAGACAGTGCAGCGACATCCACGTATGAAATAGGAAACCCTCCTGATTACCGAGGGCAGAGTTGCATGAAGAAGCATGGCATCCCCATGAGTCACACCGCCCGGCAGGTCACCAAGGAAGACTTTGCCACATTCGATTATATACTGTGCATGGATGAAAGCAATCTGAGAGACTTGAATAGAAAAAGTCATCAAATTAAAAACTGCAAAGCTAAAATTGAGCTACTTGGGAGCTGTGATCCACAAAACCAACTCGTTATTGAAGATCCCTATTATGGGAATGAGTCCGACCTCGAGACGGTctaccagcagtgtgtgagggGCTGCAAGGCCTTCCTGGAGAAGGCCCGCCAAGCCCCGCCCGTGCTCCCCCATGCCCCGCTGGGCCCCGCAGGCTCTCCTGTCCCTCGGTTTCTTACCTTCAGTCATTGTAGATGGAAATCAGTTACTGTacttgacaaataa